ACCGTCTCCGGGGTGAGCCCCGCGACGACCGGCTTCAACGGCTGGATCAGGAAGTTGTACGGCTTGCTCGTGGAGCCGTCCTCCCGCTTCAGGAAGAGGGCGTAGAGCCCCGGCGCCAGATCCGGTATGTCCACCGAGAGGAGCTTCGGGTTGATGACCCGGGTGGGGAGTTGAGAGCTGCCGAGGAAGGCGACCGTGCGGTCGGTGAATCCCGTTCCGCTCATGGTGACGGTCATACCCGGCTCCGCCTGGGCCGGGATTATGCTCAGTACCGCGATCGCAGGAAGCTTTTCGGCGCCCCCCTTTTTGGCGGTCTGGGCGTGTGCTGCCGGGATGGTGAGGGAAAGGAAAAGGGTGACGAGGACGGCACTCAGGCGATGCATGCTGGTTCTCCTCCTGTCTCAAGCCGGCGCGCAGCCGGTAAAAATCATTGCAAAGGAAATCTATCGCAAAGGTGCGGGTTTAATTAGATCATGCACCTCTACCTTGTCAACTCTCCACGGTGAGGCAGAGCCAGATACCGGCCATGAGGAAGATGAAGTTGGTCGCCCACGCCGCCACCACCGGGGGGAGGACCCCCGCCTGTCCGAAGGAGAGGATGACGGAGTTGATGATGGTGTAGAGAAAGCCGATGGCCAGAGAAACTCCTATGCCGACCGCTATCCCGCTGGAGCGGCTGCTGCGCAGGCTGAAGGGGATCCCCAGGAAAGCCATGATCGCCGAGCTGAAGGGAAGGGCGATCCTGCCGTGCATCTGGGCGAGGTACCGCGTCGGGTCGTACCCTCCGGCCTGCAGTTTGTCGCAGTAGCGCCTGAGCTGCTCGATCGTCATGTTGTCCGAGTATTTTCCCAGCACCTTCAGGTCGTCCGGAAGGAGATTCAGGGGGGCGTGCAGCGAGGAGACGGTTTTGGTGCCGCTCGGCTCGCCGGAGCGGATGTCGCGCACGACCGCGTCGCTGAAGACCCAGCCGCTGGAGGTGAGGATGCCGCTTGTGGCATCGACCCGCCGGGTGGGGGTGAGGCTCCTGTCGAGCTCCCACAGCGTGATCCCTTTCAGGGTGCTCGTTTCCGGGTCGAAGAGCGCCGCCCTGAGGATCGTCCCCTGGTCGCGGTACCAGATGTTGTGCTGCCGGAAGAAGGTGCTCGGGTTCTTCTTTTCTATCAGCACCTGCTGGATGTAGCTCCTCTGCGCGAAGCTCTTCGGGAGCACGAGCTCACCGATAAAGAGGGAGAGGATGCTGATGATGAGGGCGAGGAAGAGGATCGGGCTGCTGATCCGGGTAAGGCTCACGCCGCACCCGCGCATGGCGGTGAGCTCGCTGTTCATCGACAGGGTGCCGAGGGTGAGCAAGGTCGCCATGAGGACCGCCAGGGGCGCCGCCTGCCCCACGATCTCCGGGGTTTTCCACAGGAAATAGAGGGCTGTGTGGTACCAGTGGGCGCCGGCGCGCGTGAAGCGGGCTATGCGCTCCATGAAGTCCACGACGAGGTAGATCGCGGTGAATGCGCCGAGGCACAGGGCGAAAAAGCGCAGGTAGATCTGCGCGACATACATATTAAGAATTCTCATCCCCGACCCCTCCTGGAGAAGCGTGCCCGGAACCGGCGTACGAGGGAGCCGAAGAACTGGGTCAGCGGCAGCGGCTCCTCCTCGGCGGTCTTCTTGAAGAGGTAGAGCGCGAGGGCCAGGAAAAGGACGTTGGGGCCCCAGCTCGAGACGAAGGCGGGGACGATCTCGCGCTGCCCCAGCGTCTTGAAGCCGGAAAGCGCGATGTAGTACAGGAGGAGCACCGCGATGCTGAGGGAAAATCCTGCCGCCTTCCCGGAGCGCTTGTTCTGGATCCCGAGCGGCATGGCCAGCAGTGTGAACACGAAGCAGGAGAATGGCAGCGCCAGCCTGTTGTGGAACTCGAGCCGCATGTCGAGGAGCTCCTTTTTGGAGAAGCTCCCCTTCGGGTGCCTCAGCTCGGCGAGGGTCATCTCCGTCTCGTTCCTTTCGTGGGCCTTTTCCTCCTTGTTGAGGGAGACCCGCAGGTTGTACTCGGCAAACTGCACCATCTTGTAATCGCCCTTCCCCTGGGTGCGGTGGATGCTCCCATCCTGCAGGTGGAACTCCATCGATTTCTGCTTCGGGTCGGCAATGAGTGCGCCCCGTTTGGCAAAGACCGTCGCCGGCTCCTTCGAATCCCGCTCGTCGTGGATGATCACGCCGGCCAGCGTCTGGCGCTTCGGGTCGATTTCATCGGCATAGATCACCATGCCGGGGAAGGTGTCGTTGAACACCTTCTCCTTTATCACCACCCCCGCGCTCGACTGCGCAATCTTCACAAAGAGCGTCTTGAAGGCGGAATTCCCCCATGGCACACCGTACATGGTTACTGCCGCACACCCGATCGTGGTGATGAGCGCGAAGATCATCGGGGGGGGGAGGAGTCCGTACAGGCTGATGCCGCAGCTTTTCATGGCGGTGATCTCGCTGTCCCCGGAGAGCCTGCCGAAGGCGAGAAGCACCGCCAGGAGAAGCGCCATGGGAAGCGTGAAGAGCCAGAAGGAGGGGAGAAGGTAGGTAATGAGCCGGAGGACGTCCGTGAAGGGGACCCCTTTTTCCACCACCATCTCGGCGAGCTTCAGGAACCTCCCCATCAGGAGGACGAAGGTGAAGGTGATCATTCCCACCAGGAAAGGAGCGGGGATCTCACTGAAGATGTAGCGCTGCAGGGTCTTTTTCATGAAGTCCTGCATCTTACATCAGTACGATAGGGAAGTAAATAGCCGGGGCCAGAGCTGCCGGCGCGTATGCGAAGGTTCATCTGGCGATCTTGGGAGCTAGGAGTTTTTTCACGAAGTGCTAGACGAGGCCTCGGGTCCCCCCCTTTGCGAAGGGGGGACAGGGGGGATTTGACTTGGCCAGGACCGTCCTGCAAAGTGCCGCAACTCCTGTGGTCTCAGCATTTTGTTTGATCCAGTTTGGTAAAACTGCTGGGCCTATGTCCTTGATCTTTAGAACTGCCGCAGCACTGCGTTTCGACGACCGAGATGTACTCTTAAACGGGCTGCGGTTCTGGAGGATACTTGAAGATCAAATCCCCCCTGCCCCCCCTTCGCAAAGGGGGGAACGTTGGGCCTTCTGCAGTGCTTCGTGGCAGTGTACCGACGCTCCCCCGGAAGTCACGGATGAACCTTCGCAAAGGGGGGAACGTAAGGCCTCGCCTCTCCTTGATAACGCACAGGTCCTTGCTTCCCCGCAACTCCCGGATGAATCTTCCCGAGGGGGAGATGCGCCCTTGCTGTCGCGTCGGTGTCAATGGTTGCCACGTTGCCGGCTTTTTTCTTTACCTCGACAATCTCTTTAAGGTAAAAGGGATGCATGGAAAACAAGGACATTATAAAAAAGGCCCTGCTCTTCTCCGGACTGGCGGACGAATATCTCGCCGAAGTCGCCGAAATCGCGGTACGTCGCCCCTTTGCCAAGGGGGAAACCCTCTTCACCGAAGGGGAGAAGGCGGAAGGATTCTACCTCCTCGCCAAGGGGGCGGTGAAGCTCTGCAAGATCTCCCCCGACGGCCGCGAGAAGGTGCTGCACATGGTCCACGCGGTGGAGACCTTCGCGGAGGCCGCCTTCTTCGGTGACGGCAGCTACCCGGCGGAAGCGAAAGGGGTGGAGCGGGGGGAGGCGCTGTACTTCCCGCGCGACGCCTTCATGGGGCTCCTGGAGCGCAATCCCCGGTTTTCACTGAACCTCATCGCCTCACTCTCCGTTCTGCTGCGCCGCTTCGCCCGGCAGATCGAGGAGCTATCTTTCGCCGATGCACCGGCCCGTCTCGCCTCGTACCTCCTGGAGCTTGCTGAGCGCAAGTCCACGAGCTACCAGGGGCGCACCTATCTGGAACTCGACATGCGCAAAGGGGAGCTTGCCTCCAGACTCGGCACCGTCAGCGAGACCCTTTCGCGCACCTTCCGGAAGCTGAAGGATGAAGGGGTCATCGAGGTCGACGGGAGTCGCGTGGTGATCCTCGATATGGAGAAGCTGCGGCTGGTCTCCGGCAAGTAGGTACACTCTTCCAGCCGCCACCGACCGCGGTGGCGGCATTTCAACCCCTTCCTCCCGTTCACATTTCATTGGCGACAACTCCTCTCACGACTCATTTCCCATCCCACCCCATATACGATCCTTTCCGAAGAGCTGCACCCGCGCCGGTCGCTCCACTGCCGTTTTCCGTTTTTCCCGCCCACAACATTCACTATTTTATTAATTAACAATTATATTAAAATTCTCACTTTTCTGTTGCCATCGAAAACCCTGCTGATATACTTCTGCCGTTTCGGGAGTGCCCCTTCGACCTAATATCGCGCCTGAAATCGCCCCGGCAGCAGCACACCCTCCCCCCGCTCCCTGCGGGTTGCCAGTGTCTCGTCTCCGGTGGTAAATTATTATTTCCACGACATTTTTTCTTTATGCGGGGAGGGGTCCGTGCAGCCGGGGAGACACTTCTTCCCGGGATGCCGGACCTTCCCTTGAGCCCGGCCGGGCTCAGCGCGACCGGAGGTCCCTTGGACTGGGAATGCTGTTGGAGTTACGGGGAGATTTCCCCCGAGCAGTGCCCCTACATCGGTGAAGGTGAGGAGGACTTGTGCCAGTCCCATCGGCGCAGGGTGGTGGAGAAGTGCGTCGATTGTCCCCGTTTCAAGAACGACCTGGCACGGATGAAGGAGATGGGGTTCCCCCTTGCGGACGTCATCCCCTACATCCTCAGCGAATTTCAGGAGCACAAGGCCCAGATGGGGACGGTTCTCGGCTTCCTGAACAGCAAGAACCGCGAGTTCCGATTCCTGCGCGAGGTCGGTCTCGTGCTGCAGACGTCGCTCAACCTGGACGAGGTCCTCTCGGTCGCCATGACCGCCATCACCGCGGGGAAGGGGTTCGGCATGAACCGCGCCTTCCTGCTCATGACGGACAAGGAGAGGCAGAACATAAAGGGGTACCTCGGCGTCGGCCCGAAGGACTACGAGGAGGCCTGGCGTACCTGGGACGATATCGGGCGCAGCAAATTCACCCTGAAGGAGATGGCGAAGAACTTCCAGAAGACGAAGCTCTCCTCCGAGAAGGTGAAGTTCCACGACATCCTGGAGCAGCTCACCGTCCCCCTCTCCGATCAGGGGCACATCTTCAACAGGGCCCTCAAGGGGAAGAAGCCGATTCTCGTGGAGAACGCGCTCAACAACCCGGAGCTCGACCGGGGACTGGCCCGCATCCTCGGGGTGGACACCTTCCTGATCATGCCGCTCATCTCCCGCAACCGGCGCATCGGGATCATCATCGCGGACAACTGCATCACCCACAAGCCGATCACCCTGCAGGACATGCAGTCGCTGGAAACCTTCGCCTTCCCCGTCGCCTTTGCCCTCGAGCGCGCCTCCCTCTACGAGCGGCTCCAGGAGGAGGTGGAGAAGCAGAAGCTGGCGAATCTGAAGCTCCGGGAGCAGCAGACCCTCATCGTGAAGATGGAGAAGATGGCGCTGGTGGGGAAGATCACCTCCAGTATCGCCCACTCCATCAGGAATCCCCTCATGGTGATCGGCGGCTTCGCCCGCACCCTTCTGAAGGGGACAGCCGAAAAGGATGAGCGGCGCGCCCACCTGGAGCTCATCGTGCGCGAGACGAAGCAGCTCGAGGAGGTGCTCGCCGAGGTCTTGAGCTACTCGGAGAGCCTGCACCCGGTGCTCGACCTCTGGGACGTGAACGAGCTGGTGGTGAATTCGCTGGACGAGCTCGCCCCGGCCCTGGAGGAGGCGGGGATGCACGCGGTGCGCCACCTTTCCCCCGAGCTTCCGATGGTGCGCATGGACTACAAGCAGATCGACTACTGCGTGCGGGCCATCGTCTCCACCTCCCTTTCCGCCATGGAGCGGGGGGGGACCCTGAAGGTGGAAACGCTCACCGAGGGGGATGAAGTACTTATCCGCATAAGCGACGACGCGCCCCCCCTCTCGGAGTCCGCACTGGAGGCGCTCACCACGCCCTTTTTCGTAACCCAGCAGATGGGGGAGGGGGTCGGATTGTCCCTTTGCAAGACGATCCTGGAGCGGCACGGCTCCAACTTCTCCGTCGCCACCCGCCCCGAAGGGGGGAACAGCTATACGATCACACTTGCAATCAGAAAGGAGAACCCATGACATGGCAAAACTTCTTGTAGTAGACGACGAGGCTAACATCAGGCTTCTTTACGCGCAGGAACTGACGGACGAGGGGTACGAGGTGGTGACGGCGGCGTCGGCCCTGGAGGCGGTGGAGAAATTCCGCGACGGCTCCTTCGACCTCGTCATCCTGGACATCAAGCTGAAAAACGAGAGCGGCATCGATCTGCTGCAGCGGATCGTGAAGGAGCGCCATGCCCTGCCCGTGATCCTTTGCACCGCCTTTTCCTGTTACAAGGACGATTTCTCCGCCTGGCTCGCCGACGGCTACGTGGTGAAGTCGAGCGACATGCAGGAGCTGAAGGACGAGATCCAGCGGGTGCTTGCGAAGAAGAACCGCGCGGCTTAAGGTACGGCGCGGGAACGTAGAAAAGTGAACCGACCACAACCCGACTACACACACGAAGGAGCCACTGATCTATGAAAGCTGTCATTATGGCGGGGGGCTTCGGCACCCGTATGCAACCGCTGACCTGCAACCTCCCGAAGCCGATGGTTCCCCTGATGAACCGCCCTATCATGCTGCACATAGTAGAACTCCTGAAGAAGTACGAGATCACGGACCTCGTGATGCTTCTGTACCACCAGCCGAGCGTCATCAAGAACTTCTTCAGGGACGGCGCCGACTTCGGTGTGAAGATCACCTACGTCACCCCTCTAGAGGACATGGGGACGGCGGGGGCGGTGAAGTACGCCGAGAAGTACCTGGACGACCGCTTTCTCATCATAAGCGGCGACCTGCTCACCGACTTCAACCTGCAGGAGGTTGTGGACTTCCACACCTCCAACAACGCGCTCGCCACCATCACCCTTACCTCGGTGAAGGACCCGCTCCAGTTCGGCGTCGTCATCACGGACAAGGAGAAGAGGATCACCCAGTTTCTGGAGAAGCCGGGGTGGGGCGAGGTGATTTCGGACACCATCAACACCGGGATCTATGTCCTCGAGCCGGAGATATTCAAATACATCCCGCAGGGGGAGAATTTCGACTTTTCCCAGGACCTCTTCCCCCTCCTTCTGAAGAACCAGGAGGGGCTGTACGGCTTCACGGTGCAGGGGTACTGGCGCGACATCGGCAACACCGACTCCTACCGCGAGGCGCACCACGACATCCTGAAGGGGCTGGTGAACGTGCGCATCGACGAGCCGAAGAAGGATCTGGTGGGGAAGGATCTGCGCATCGGCTCCGACGCCCGGCTGGCGGAGACGACCCTCATGGAGGGGACGGTCGTGGTGGGCGACAACACCCAGGTGCATGCAGGCGCCCAGATCAAGGACAGCGTGATCGGCCGGAACTGCACCATCGAGGGGGGGGTGAAGCTCAATCGCAGCGTGATCTGGGATAACGTCTACGTGAAGAAGGGCGCCAGCGTCAATGACTGCGTGATCTGCAACAACGTGAGCGTTGGGCAGGGGGTCGTCATGGAAGAGGGGGGTGTGGTTGCTGACGATACCTCCATCGGGGAGGAGTCGTACGTGAAGCCGGACGTAAAGATCTGGCCCCGCAAGGTCATCGAGTCCGGCGCCACGGTCACCGGGAATCTCATCTGGGGTGAGCGCTGGAAGAAGTCCCTCTTTGAGGGGGAGATGATCAGGGGGCTCACCAACATCGAGCTCACCCCCGAGTTCGTGGCGAAGCTCGGCTGCGCCTACGGCACCTCGCTGCCGAAAGGAAGCCACGTCCTCGTCGGGCGCGACGCCACCCTCTCCTCCCGCATGCTGAAGAGGAGCTTTCTCGGGGGGATTCTCTCCGCCGGTGTGAACGTGCGCGACGTGAAGATGATCCCGCTGCCGGTCCTGCGCTACAAGCTGCGCACCTTCGGCGAGGTCGGCGGGGTGCACTTCAGGCAGGCGAACAACGATCCGACCTCCACGGAGATCGTCTTTCTCGACGCGGACGGCCTCGATTTCTCCAGCTCCATGGGGAAAAACGTGGAGCGTATCTTCTACAAGGAGAACTTCCGGCGCGCGCACCACATGGAGCCGGGGGGGATCTCCGAGCTCCCGCACGTGGTCGATTTCTATCGCGAGGGTTTCTTCCGGGGGATAGACCTCGACCTCATGAAGCGCCTGAATTCGAAGGTGGTGATCGACTTCAACCACTCCCCGGCGGGGCAGATCCTCCCCCCGATCCTCACGGAGATGGGGTGCGAGGTCATAGGTCTCAATACCTATCTGGACGAGCAGCGCGGCTCGAAGCGCGCGGAGGAGAAGCCGGAGAGCCTCCAGCAGCTCGCGAAGATCGTGGTGACGCTGGAGGCGTGCGCCGGCTTCTGGGTCGACCCGACGGTGGAGGAGGTCGTGCTGGTGGACGAGACCGGGGCGATCTACTCTCCGGCGCAGCTTCTCCCCCTCATGGTGGCCCTCACCCTGCGGCGCGGCTGGAAGGGGGCGTTCGTGGCGCCGGTCTCCGCTCCCTCGATTCTCGAGCAGATCACCGCGGAGCACGGCTGCTCGGTGCGCCGCACGAAGAGCGCCGAGCGTTCCATGATAGAGGCTGCCTTCTCGCCGGAGGTCGTGCTGGCGGGGACGATGGGAGGACGCTTCGCCTTCCCCCGTTTCCAGGCGGCCTTTGACGGGATGTTCACCATCGCGAAAACGCTGGAACTCGCAGCCTCCGCCGGCACCCCCCTCTCCGAGGTCATGGAGGACCTGCCGAAGCGCACCTTCCTGCAGGGGAAGATACCGTGCGTCTGGGAGATGAAGGGGGGAGTCATGCGCAAGATGAGCGAGGACAGCCTCGACAAGGAGGCGAGCTTCATCGACGGCATAAAGATAAGTGTGGGAGAGGACTGGATTCTCGTGCTGCCGGACCAGTACAACCCGGTGATCCATCTGGTGGCGGAGGCAAGGGAGCCGAGGAACGCGCAGAAGCTCATGGATGAGTACCGCCAGAAGGTGGAGCGGTGGAAAAAGGAGCTGCAGGGAGCTACTCCCTGACGTCCCGAGCCCCCCTTGCCGGCGAGGGGGGCTGTTTCATGTCATCTTTCCGCTCTGGTCCGCCCCCACCATCACCCCTCCGGCACGGTGAGGGAGCCTGATCGGGAAAACGCATCCCACGGGGTTATCGATGGCCGACCCGCTCTACGTATCGTTCCTGTGGCACATGCACCAGCCGTATTACAAGGACCCGGTGCGCGGTGAGTACCTCCTCCCCTGGACCTATCTCCACGCGGTGAAGGACTACTACGACATGCCGTGCATCGTGGAGAGCGTCCCCGGTGCGAAGGCGGTCTTCAACCTCGTCCCCTCCCTCTTGCTGCAGATTGCGGAGTACGCCGCGGGGGAGGCGAAGGATCCCTTTTTGATACGCGGCGCCATGCCGCCGGCGGATATGAGCGAGGAGGAGCGCCTCTTCGTGCTGGAGAACTTTTTCTCCGCGAACCGCCAGAGGATGATCGAGCCGTACCCCCGCTACCTGGAGCTCTACTGCCTTGCCGGAGACGGGGCCGGGAGGGGGGCGCGGGAGCGGCTGCGGGCGTTGCGCGATCAGGACCTTCTCGACCTCCAGGTGTGGTTCTTCCTCGCCTGGACCGGTGAGGCCGCGCGGCGGCGCTACCCGGAGATCCGCGAGCTGGTACGGAAGGGGAAGAACTTCAGCGAGGGTGACAAGGAGCTCCTCTTCGACCGGCAGCGCCAGCTTCTTTCCGAGATCATCCCGCTGTACAGGAGGCTTCACGAGGAAGGAAAGATCGAGATCTCCGTGAGCCCCTTCTTTCATCCGATCCTCCCCCTTTTGTGCGACATGCGCAGCGCGCGGGTCGCCATGCCGAAGGTGCGGCTCCCTTCCCGGCGCTTCGAGCATCCGGAGGATGCCCGGCAGCAGGTCTCGTCGGGGATCGCCCTTTTCCGGGAAACCTTCGGCTTCTCCCCCGCCGGGATGTGGCCCTCCGAGGGGTCGGTGAGCGACGCCGCACTGGGGGTGATGCGGGAGTGCGGCATCCGCTGGGGCGCCAGCGACGAGGGTGTGCTGGCGCACTCTCTCCAGGGGGGGCTGGGGAAGGACCGGGAGGCGCTGTACCATCCGTACTCGTATCAGGATGGCGCGCTTTCCCTCTTTTTCCGTGACCACGCGCTCTCCGATCTGATCGGCTTCACCTACTCGCAGTGGGATACGGAGAGGGCGGTGGCGGACTTCGTGTCGCGGGTGCGGGAGGTGCGGCAGCGGCTCCCGGGAAGCACGGTCGCCCCCGTCATACTGGACGGGGAGAACGCCTGGGAGTACTTCCCGGAGAACGGCCGCCCGTTCCTGACCCGTCTCTACCAGTCGGTGGCGGCGACCCCCGGTCTCGAACTTGCCACCTTCTCCGAGGTGCTGGAACGGGTCCCGGCGCGCAGGCACCTGGGGAGCGTGCATCCGGGGTCCTGGATCAACGCGAACTACGGGATCTGGGTCGGGCATCCGGAGGAGAATCTGGCCTGGGACCTGGTGGAGGAGGCAAGGGAAGCGGCGCGGCAGCATGCGCCGGAGGTGGCGGGGGTGCTCGCCGGGGGGAGCTCCGAGAGCGTGCTGGCGCGGGAAGTGTGCCGGGAGCTCTTCGCCGCCGAGGGGAGCGACTGGTTCTGGTGGTACGGGGACGATCACTTTTCCGCCCACAGCGGGATCTTCGACCTCCTCTTTCGGCGTCACCTGATGAGCGTGTACCGGCTCCTTGGTCTGGAAGTGCCGCACGCGCTCTTCGAGCCGATCAAGAAGCACACCCCGGCCGGCCTGGTGCGGGAGCCGGCCGCCCTCATCACGCCGCAGATCACCGGGATCGTCGCCGACTACTTCGAGTGGCTCGCCGCGGGGCTCTTCGATCTCACGAAGCAGTTCTCGGCGATGCACGCCGGCGAGAGCGTGCTGCAGTCGTTCTTTTACGGCTTCGACGAGCACGATCTCTTCTTCCGCATCGACGGCGTGCAGTCGCTGGACCGGACCTTCCGGGAGGGGGACATCCTTTCCCTGTACCTGATCCACGGCCGCGAATTTCGGCTCGACATGGAGGTCGGCGCGCACGAGGGGGAGCTGCTGGTAAAGGGGGAGAACGGATGGAGCGGGTGCGGCTCGCGCTGCCGCTATCGCATCGCGCGTATCGCCGAGGCCGCCGTCAGCGTGCAGGCGCTCGCCCTTTCCCCCGGCGACAAGCTCTTTGGCTATCTTACCTTGACGCGCGAGCGGGAAGAACTGGGGCGCTGGCCCGTCGACACCCCCCTCCCGCTGAAATACGCCGGTCCGGAGCTGGAGACGGAGACCTGGGTGATCTGAGCGGAGCCTTCCCGCGGCCGTCGCGGAAAGGAGCAATATGTTAGCGTCTTCGGTCCCCCCCTCCCCCGACGGGAGGGGGACAGGGGGAGGGTGAAGCTGCCATCTTTGAAGTGGTGGCACCTTCCCCCCCACCCTGTCCCTCCCCCGCAAGGGGGGAGGGGACGTTCCAGCGCGGCTCCCCAAAGGCCGGCGAGGGAGCTGACTTTTCAAGGCGAGGGTGTATGTCCGAATTGAGATGGGATCCCGTGAAGCTGCACTGGGTGATAATCGCCACCGACCGCGGGCGCCGGCCGAGAGACTTCCAGATGGAGCCGGAGGAGTCTTCCCTCACCACCTGCCCCTTCTGCTATGGGAACGAGGACAAGACTCCGCACGAGATCTACGCGCTGCGCTCAGACGGTGGGGCGAACTCCCCGAACTGGCGGGTGAGAGTAATTCCCAACAAGTACCCCGCGCTGTGCATCGAGGGGGAGGCGAAGACGCGGGGGTACGGGCCGTACGACAGGATGAACGGGGTCGGCGCGCACGAGGTCATCATCGAGACGCCGGACCACGAGAGGGGGCTTGCGGATCTTACCGTGGCTGAACTCACGGACGTGCTGGCGACTTACCGCGCCCGTTTCCTGGACCTGCGGAATGACCCCCGCCTGCGCTACATGGTGCTCTACAAGAACCACGGCATCCGCGCCGGCGCCGGGCTTTCCCACTCCTACAGCCAGCTCATCGCGGTGCCGCTGACCCCGCCGGTCGCCGCCACGGAGATGAAGGTCTGCCGCGACTTCTACGCCACGAAGGAGCGGTGCATCTACTGTGACCTGATCGACTTCGAGATATCGGAAGGGGCTCGCGTGGTAAAGGAGTTCGCGAGCTACGTCACGGTCACCCCCTTCGCCTCCTGTTTCCCCTTCGAGCTGCGCCTTTTCCCGAAGAAGCACCGGCACGACTTCGCGGCTCTGGGGGACCCTGACCTCGTGGAGCTGGCCCAGGCACTGAAGGATATGCTCTGCCGCCTGAAGTGCGTGCTGCGGGACCCGCCGTACAACTTCATCCTGCACACGGCCCCCCCGATGCAGCACAGGCAGGGGAAGCCGCAGTACTGGGGCTCGCTGGAGTACGACTACCACTGGCACATCGAGCTCGTGCCGCGCCTGATCCAGATTGCCGGATTCGAGTGGGGAACCGGTTTCTACATAAACCCCACCTCCCCGGAGGACGCCGCCGCTTTCCTGCGCGAGGCGGAGGTGTAGCGGCGGAGCTGAGCCGCGGCAGTCTATATGTTGACCTGTCAACGCCACCTGTGATATGGCATGAAGATTGGCCTGTTCTCCGGCCTTACCACTTGAACCTGAAACATAACCTGTTTTCCTAGAGGCTTTGCATGAAGATCCTGTTTGTAGCTTCCGAGGTCACTCCCTTTGCCAAGACCGGCGGGTTGGCCGACGTGGCCGGCGCCCTCCCGAAGACGCTCAAGGCACAAGGGCACGACGTGCGCATCATGATGCCTTTCTACGCCATGGTGGAGAAGGGGGGTATGGTGGTCCGCAAGGGGCGAAAGAGCGCCTCGGTCATGGTCGGGAGCACCGAGAAGAAGGGGTTCCTGCGTCAGGCCTCTCTCGGGGAGATCCCCGTTT
The DNA window shown above is from Geomonas sp. RF6 and carries:
- the lptG gene encoding LPS export ABC transporter permease LptG encodes the protein MRILNMYVAQIYLRFFALCLGAFTAIYLVVDFMERIARFTRAGAHWYHTALYFLWKTPEIVGQAAPLAVLMATLLTLGTLSMNSELTAMRGCGVSLTRISSPILFLALIISILSLFIGELVLPKSFAQRSYIQQVLIEKKNPSTFFRQHNIWYRDQGTILRAALFDPETSTLKGITLWELDRSLTPTRRVDATSGILTSSGWVFSDAVVRDIRSGEPSGTKTVSSLHAPLNLLPDDLKVLGKYSDNMTIEQLRRYCDKLQAGGYDPTRYLAQMHGRIALPFSSAIMAFLGIPFSLRSSRSSGIAVGIGVSLAIGFLYTIINSVILSFGQAGVLPPVVAAWATNFIFLMAGIWLCLTVES
- a CDS encoding sensor histidine kinase; this encodes MDWECCWSYGEISPEQCPYIGEGEEDLCQSHRRRVVEKCVDCPRFKNDLARMKEMGFPLADVIPYILSEFQEHKAQMGTVLGFLNSKNREFRFLREVGLVLQTSLNLDEVLSVAMTAITAGKGFGMNRAFLLMTDKERQNIKGYLGVGPKDYEEAWRTWDDIGRSKFTLKEMAKNFQKTKLSSEKVKFHDILEQLTVPLSDQGHIFNRALKGKKPILVENALNNPELDRGLARILGVDTFLIMPLISRNRRIGIIIADNCITHKPITLQDMQSLETFAFPVAFALERASLYERLQEEVEKQKLANLKLREQQTLIVKMEKMALVGKITSSIAHSIRNPLMVIGGFARTLLKGTAEKDERRAHLELIVRETKQLEEVLAEVLSYSESLHPVLDLWDVNELVVNSLDELAPALEEAGMHAVRHLSPELPMVRMDYKQIDYCVRAIVSTSLSAMERGGTLKVETLTEGDEVLIRISDDAPPLSESALEALTTPFFVTQQMGEGVGLSLCKTILERHGSNFSVATRPEGGNSYTITLAIRKENP
- a CDS encoding mannose-1-phosphate guanyltransferase, with amino-acid sequence MKAVIMAGGFGTRMQPLTCNLPKPMVPLMNRPIMLHIVELLKKYEITDLVMLLYHQPSVIKNFFRDGADFGVKITYVTPLEDMGTAGAVKYAEKYLDDRFLIISGDLLTDFNLQEVVDFHTSNNALATITLTSVKDPLQFGVVITDKEKRITQFLEKPGWGEVISDTINTGIYVLEPEIFKYIPQGENFDFSQDLFPLLLKNQEGLYGFTVQGYWRDIGNTDSYREAHHDILKGLVNVRIDEPKKDLVGKDLRIGSDARLAETTLMEGTVVVGDNTQVHAGAQIKDSVIGRNCTIEGGVKLNRSVIWDNVYVKKGASVNDCVICNNVSVGQGVVMEEGGVVADDTSIGEESYVKPDVKIWPRKVIESGATVTGNLIWGERWKKSLFEGEMIRGLTNIELTPEFVAKLGCAYGTSLPKGSHVLVGRDATLSSRMLKRSFLGGILSAGVNVRDVKMIPLPVLRYKLRTFGEVGGVHFRQANNDPTSTEIVFLDADGLDFSSSMGKNVERIFYKENFRRAHHMEPGGISELPHVVDFYREGFFRGIDLDLMKRLNSKVVIDFNHSPAGQILPPILTEMGCEVIGLNTYLDEQRGSKRAEEKPESLQQLAKIVVTLEACAGFWVDPTVEEVVLVDETGAIYSPAQLLPLMVALTLRRGWKGAFVAPVSAPSILEQITAEHGCSVRRTKSAERSMIEAAFSPEVVLAGTMGGRFAFPRFQAAFDGMFTIAKTLELAASAGTPLSEVMEDLPKRTFLQGKIPCVWEMKGGVMRKMSEDSLDKEASFIDGIKISVGEDWILVLPDQYNPVIHLVAEAREPRNAQKLMDEYRQKVERWKKELQGATP
- a CDS encoding Crp/Fnr family transcriptional regulator, coding for MENKDIIKKALLFSGLADEYLAEVAEIAVRRPFAKGETLFTEGEKAEGFYLLAKGAVKLCKISPDGREKVLHMVHAVETFAEAAFFGDGSYPAEAKGVERGEALYFPRDAFMGLLERNPRFSLNLIASLSVLLRRFARQIEELSFADAPARLASYLLELAERKSTSYQGRTYLELDMRKGELASRLGTVSETLSRTFRKLKDEGVIEVDGSRVVILDMEKLRLVSGK
- the lptF gene encoding LPS export ABC transporter permease LptF; this translates as MKKTLQRYIFSEIPAPFLVGMITFTFVLLMGRFLKLAEMVVEKGVPFTDVLRLITYLLPSFWLFTLPMALLLAVLLAFGRLSGDSEITAMKSCGISLYGLLPPPMIFALITTIGCAAVTMYGVPWGNSAFKTLFVKIAQSSAGVVIKEKVFNDTFPGMVIYADEIDPKRQTLAGVIIHDERDSKEPATVFAKRGALIADPKQKSMEFHLQDGSIHRTQGKGDYKMVQFAEYNLRVSLNKEEKAHERNETEMTLAELRHPKGSFSKKELLDMRLEFHNRLALPFSCFVFTLLAMPLGIQNKRSGKAAGFSLSIAVLLLYYIALSGFKTLGQREIVPAFVSSWGPNVLFLALALYLFKKTAEEEPLPLTQFFGSLVRRFRARFSRRGRG
- a CDS encoding response regulator; this encodes MAKLLVVDDEANIRLLYAQELTDEGYEVVTAASALEAVEKFRDGSFDLVILDIKLKNESGIDLLQRIVKERHALPVILCTAFSCYKDDFSAWLADGYVVKSSDMQELKDEIQRVLAKKNRAA